The Prunus persica cultivar Lovell chromosome G7, Prunus_persica_NCBIv2, whole genome shotgun sequence genome has a segment encoding these proteins:
- the LOC18771195 gene encoding FAD synthase: MEIDKAITECDDRRLKTKYSNAIYVIQRTLALYSIEEVAFSFNGGKDSTVLLHLLRAGYFLHKGEKSCSNGDVKDFPIRTIYFESPSAFPEINSFTYDTATTYGLQLDIIRSDFKSGLEALLNAKPIKAIFLGVRMGDPTAVGQEQFSPSSLGWPPFMRVNPILDWSYRDVWAFLLTCKVPYCSLYDQGYTSIGSIYDTVPNALLCINNSSGSKEVFRPAYLLSDGRLERAGRVKKLPSSVSGHNPAVINGLDNMDLHNRSLLTASAIAVGDEILFGTVEDQIGPSLCRKLHSFGWLVSQTAVVRNDIDSVAEEVERRQSTDDMVFIYGGVGPLHSDVTTAGVAKAFGVRLAPDEEFEEYLRHLIGDQCTGDRNEMALLPEGITELLHHEKLIVPLIKCKNVIILTATNALELDEEWNCLIELMTSDDVLLMMQSFVSKHLTTNLTDVEIARPLSKLCLEFPDLYIGCHRKSRKEPLVLYFKGKDQDRIESAVEALNKKFCPGAFVEINSS, encoded by the exons ATGGAGATTGACAAGGCAATCACAGAGTGTGATGATCGAAGGCTCAAGACGAAGTACAGCAACGCTATCTATGTTATTCAGAGAACTCTTGCGCTGTACTC AATTGAGGAGGTCGCCTTCAGCTTTAATGGGGGAAAGGATTCAACT GTTTTGCTGCACCTACTTAGGGCTGGCTACTTTTTGCATAAGGGGGAGAAAAGCTGTTCTAATGGTGATGTAAAAGACTTTCCAATCCGAACAATATATTTTGAGTCCCCATCTGCTTTCCCCGAGATCAACTCTTTTACTTATGATACGGCCACTAC CTATGGTTTGCAACTGGATATCATTCGCTCAGATTTCAAGTCTGGCTTGGAGGCTTTACTTAATGCGAAACCAATCAAAGCTATTTTCCTTGGTGTCCGTATGGGTGATCCTACTGCG GTTGGTCAAGAACAGTTCTCTCCTAGTTCACTTGGATGGCCACCTTTCATGAGGGTGAATCCTATATTGGATTGGTCATACAG AGATGTGTGGGCTTTTCTCTTAACTTGCAAAGTTCCATACTGCAGTCTATATGATCAAGG TTACACTTCCATTGGAAGCATCTATGACACAGTTCCAAATGCATTATTGTGCATTAACAATTCCTCCGGCAGCAAAGAAGTATTTAGACCTGCATATTTGCTTTCTGATGGAAGATTAGAGAGAGCTGGGAGAGTTAAAAAACTTCCTTCATCAGTTAGTGGGCATAACCCTGCTGTTATCAATGGCCTTGACAATATGGACTTGCATAATAGAAGCCTACTCACGGCCTCAGCCATTGCTGTGGGAGATGAGATTTT GTTTGGCACTGTTGAGGATCAAATAGGGCCTTCATTGTGTAGAAAGCTCCATTCTTTTGGCTGGTTGGTATCACAAACTGCTGTTGTTCGGAATGAT ATAGATTCTGTGGCTGAAGAAGTCGAGCGACGACAATCAACTGATGATATG GTATTTATATATGGAGGGGTAGGCCCACTGCACTCAGATGTCACTACGGCAGGTGTTGCAAAGGCTTTTGGGGTTCGTCTG GCTCCTGATGAAGAATTTGAAGAATATCTGAGGCATCTTATAGGTGATCAATGCACTGGTGACCGGAATGAG aTGGCTCTGTTGCCTGAAGGTATTACTGAGTTGTTGCATCATGAAAAGCTGATTGTCCCCTTG ATTAAGTGTAAAAATGTAATAATCCTTACTGCAACAAATGCCTTGGAGCTGGATGAGGAGTGGAACTGTCTAATTGAACTAATGACATCCGATGATGTGCTACTAATGATGCAATCATTTGTATCTAAGCATTTGACAACAAATCTTACAGAT GTAGAAATTGCTCGACCTCTGTCAAAACTTTGCCTTGAATTTCCAGACCTTTACATTG GTTGTCATCGCAAATCCAGAAAGGAGCCTCTTGTACTTTATTTCAAGGGCAAG GACCAAGATCGAATTGAATCAGCTGTAGAAGCATTGAACAAGAAGTTCTGTCCGGGGGCTTTCGTTGAAATCAACTCCAGTTAA
- the LOC18771575 gene encoding thioredoxin-like 3-3, with protein sequence MDGGGGAGWSGDEADTTKKGLAGTGLELPENRHGNLKSASSDQNLKDLLLQIKSCKSPAVINYGASWCRVCSQILPAFCQLSNSFPKLSFIYADIDECPETTQHIRYTPTFHFYREGERVDEMFGAGEERLHDRLWLHS encoded by the exons atggacGGAGGAGGAGGGGCTGGTTGGAGTGGCGACGAAGCCGACACCACCAAGAAGGGATTAGCGGGCACGGGCTTGGAATTACCAGAGAATCGCCATGGAAACCTAAAAAGTGCTTCCAGCGACCAAAACCTCAAAGACCTCCTTCTCCAAATCAAGTCCTGCAAATCCCCT GCTGTTATCAACTATGGCGCATCTTG GTGCCGTGTGTGTAGCCAAATCCTTCCTGCATTCTGCCAGCTGAGTAATAGTTTTCCAAAGCTCTCCTTCATCTATGCAGACATTGATGAATGCCCTGAAACTACTCAGCACATTCGGTACACGCCGACCTTCCATTTTTACCGGGAGGGTGAACGGGTGGATGAGATGTTTGGTGCTGGAGAAGAGCGGCTTCATGATCGGTTGTGGTTGCACTCCTGA
- the LOC18771041 gene encoding S-adenosylmethionine synthase 3 gives MDTFLFTSESVNEGHPDKLCDQVSDAVLDACLEQDPESKVACETCTKTNMVMVFGEITTQAKVDYEKIVRDTCRGIGFTSADVGLDADNCKVLVNIEKQSPEIAEGVHGHLTKKPEEIGAGDQGHMFGYATDETPELMPLTHVLATKIGARLTEVRKNKTVPWLRPDGKTQVTVEYRNDNGAMVPIRVHTILISTQHDETVKNEQIASDLKEHVIKPVVPAQFIDDKTIYHLNPSGRFVIGGPHGDAGLTGRKIIIDTYGGWGAHGGGAFSGKDPTKVDRSGAYIVRQAAKSVVASGLARRCIVQVSYAIGVPEPLSVFVDTYKTGKIPDKEILVLIKENFDFRPGMIANNLDLKRGGNFRYQKTAAYGHFGRDDPDFTWETVKILKPKV, from the coding sequence ATGGACACCTTCCTCTTCACTTCTGAATCTGTCAATGAGGGTCACCCTGACAAGCTCTGTGACCAAGTCTCGGATGCCGTTCTCGACGCTTGCTTGGAACAAGACCCCGAGAGCAAAGTTGCCTGCGAGACGTGTACAAAAACCAACATGGTCATGGTCTTTGGTGAGATCACAACCCAGGCTAAGGTAGATTATGAGAAAATAGTTCGAGACACTTGCAGGGGAATTGGGTTTACATCAGCTGATGTAGGCCTTGATGCTGACAACTGCAAGGTCCTTGTCAATATTGAGAAGCAAAGCCCTGAAATTGCAGAGGGAGTTCATGGCCACCTCACCAAGAAGCCTGAGGAAATTGGAGCTGGTGACCAAGGCCACATGTTTGGTTACGCCACAGATGAAACACCTGAGCTCATGCCATTAACTCATGTCCTTGCCACCAAGATTGGTGCCAGGCTTACTGAGGTCAGAAAGAACAAAACGGTCCCATGGCTTAGGCCTGATGGTAAGACCCAAGTGACTGTTGAGTACCGGAATGATAACGGGGCCATGGTCCCGATTCGGGTGCACACCATCCTCATCTCAACCCAACACGATGAGACTGTCAAAAATGAGCAGATCGCTAGTGATTTGAAGGAACATGTGATCAAACCTGTCGTCCCAGCCCAATTCATTGATGACAAAACTATTTATCACCTCAATCCTTCGGGTAGATTTGTCATTGGAGGACCCCATGGAGATGCTGGGCTTACGGGCAGGAAGATTATCATTGACACCTATGGTGGTTGGGGTGCTCATGGTGGTGGTGCTTTCTCAGGGAAAGATCCAACCAAGGTGGACCGGAGTGGTGCATACATTGTAAGGCAGGCAGCAAAGAGTGTTGTCGCATCAGGGCTTGCTCGGCGCTGTATTGTGCAGGTTTCTTATGCGATCGGCGTCCCAGAACCCCTATCAGTTTTTGTGGATACCTACAAAACCGGAAAAATTCCAGACAAGGAGATATTGGTTCTCATCAAGGAGAATTTTGACTTTAGGCCCGGAATGATTGCCAACAACCTTGATTTGAAAAGAGGAGGCAACTTCAGGTATCAAAAGACTGCTGCTTATGGTCATTTTGGCCGTGATGATCCAGATTTCACTTGGGAGACCGTAAAGATCCTCAAGCCAAAGGTCTGA
- the LOC18769201 gene encoding uncharacterized protein LOC18769201 produces the protein MAIVTASAHLSPNLFSPLPRASVASTKCFPMEMSPAISSANKRRALPCPLVIKNTRISSVDVVDEADQQKELGMEKKPNETLLYSLSPLPLLLVAALPGAGAVTSLFEPFVELVKSFGLPGWLVHWGHPGNMAVVLFAMGGYGTYLGYRIRYSDDVEEKANAKDLHPKLLAGMFFFFALGATGGVTSLLTSDKPIFESSHAVTGLIGLGLLTIQTILPALFEGKPELRTVHGVLGTGIMTLFVVHAALGLQLGLSY, from the exons ATGGCTATTGTTACTGCTTCTGCTCATCTTTCTCCGAATCTCTTTTCCCCTCTGCCGCGTGCCTCTGTAGCTTCCACCAAATGCTTCCCTATGGAAATGTCGCCTGCAATATCATCagcaaacaaaagaagagCTCTCCCATGTCCTCTAGTGATCAAGAATACCAGAATTTCTAGTGTAGATGTTGTTGATGAGGCTGACCAGCAAAAAGAATTAGGGATGGAGAAGAAGCCCAACGAGACCCTTTTGTATTCCCTCAGTCCTTTGCCTCTGCTGCTTGTGGCTGCTCTTCCTGGAG CTGGAGCTGTGACATCTCTGTTCGAGCCTTTCGTTGAGCTCGTCAAATCATTTGGTCTTCCTGGCTGGCTTGTGCATTGGGGTCACCCAGGCAACATG GCTGTGGTGCTTTTTGCCATGGGAGGCTATGGAACATATCTAGGTTACCGGATACGGTATTCTGACGATGTG GAGGAGAAGGCCAATGCCAAAGACCTGCACCCTAAGCTTCTAGCTggcatgtttttcttttttgctcttGGAGCAACTGGTGGAGTAACTTCTCTTCTCACTTCAGACAAACCCATTTTTGAGAG CTCTCATGCTGTCACAGGGCTTATTGGCCTTGGCCTCTTGACAATACAAACCATTTTACCTGCTTTGTTTGAG GGAAAACCTGAATTGAGAACTGTTCATGGGGTCTTGGGTACCGGGATCATGACATTGTTTGTTGTCCATGCTGCCCTTGGGCTTCAACTTGGCCTAAGCTACTAA